A region from the Sulfuricurvum sp. genome encodes:
- a CDS encoding chemotaxis protein CheX, which yields MLPIIVHAAENFCLHQLRLPYQRISNPSKKRTLLAYIDIEAYDGTFHRVYIGCDDTLIQTIAETFLGEEESDEQTLIDMLLETTNMIVGSAKVLAEESYETSMSIMTPFFASDGMSESDSEEIQHLEVEAGEMTIALKRL from the coding sequence ATGTTACCGATCATCGTACATGCGGCTGAAAACTTTTGTCTCCATCAGTTGCGGCTCCCTTATCAGCGTATCAGTAACCCTTCTAAAAAGAGAACGCTTCTTGCTTATATCGATATTGAAGCTTATGACGGTACTTTTCATAGAGTCTATATCGGATGTGATGACACATTGATTCAGACGATTGCCGAAACCTTTTTAGGCGAAGAAGAGAGCGATGAACAGACCCTTATTGACATGCTTTTGGAAACAACGAATATGATTGTCGGCAGTGCCAAAGTTTTGGCTGAAGAGTCGTATGAAACATCCATGAGTATTATGACCCCCTTTTTCGCATCGGACGGAATGAGCGAAAGTGATTCAGAAGAAATACAACACCTAGAAGTTGAAGCCGGCGAAATGACGATTGCACTAAAAAGGCTCTAA
- a CDS encoding sulfite exporter TauE/SafE family protein yields MVIELALLGISVGALSGFFGIGGGTVSVPILLYLGFGIKEAIGISVMQMVAGSLLAAWIHHKKQTYVVHDIKYFGYGGIVGAIIGGFLVKLLAATVLEWLFLSIVAFTLGRLALSSPVPSRAEIVNRPLYSLIGGFIGIFSGMLGVGGSILMTPILVSFMGFPLKKASAVGLFFVMFTSISAFATLLWLGMMNLQAGMVMALSSLIGIALGIWLLHRVHATHYKQVLVIFYILIFAITAYKLIAG; encoded by the coding sequence ATGGTGATTGAATTAGCGCTTTTAGGGATAAGTGTAGGAGCTCTCTCCGGATTTTTCGGAATCGGAGGGGGAACGGTTAGCGTCCCTATTTTGCTTTATTTAGGTTTTGGGATCAAAGAAGCGATCGGTATTTCGGTGATGCAAATGGTTGCCGGTTCTTTGTTGGCGGCATGGATCCATCATAAAAAGCAAACCTATGTCGTGCATGACATAAAATATTTCGGTTATGGCGGTATCGTTGGAGCTATTATCGGAGGATTTTTGGTCAAATTGCTCGCAGCAACGGTATTGGAATGGCTTTTTTTGAGCATTGTTGCGTTTACATTGGGACGTTTAGCCTTATCATCACCTGTTCCAAGCCGTGCCGAAATAGTTAATCGCCCCCTATATAGCCTTATTGGAGGCTTTATAGGGATATTTTCAGGGATGTTGGGAGTTGGAGGATCGATTTTAATGACTCCTATATTGGTCAGCTTTATGGGCTTTCCGTTGAAAAAAGCCTCTGCAGTCGGTCTGTTTTTTGTCATGTTCACTTCTATATCGGCTTTTGCAACGCTTCTGTGGTTGGGGATGATGAATCTTCAGGCTGGAATGGTTATGGCACTTTCGTCACTGATCGGAATTGCACTCGGTATCTGGCTGCTTCATCGGGTTCATGCGACCCATTACAAACAGGTATTGGTAATTTTTTACATACTTATTTTTGCCATCACGGCATACAAACTGATCGCGGGGTAA
- the uvrA gene encoding excinuclease ABC subunit UvrA gives MIKIIGAREHNLKNISLEIPKNKLIVCTGISGSGKSTLAFDTLYAEGQRRYIESLSSYARQFLDRVGKPDVDKIEGLTPAIAIDQKTTSKNPRSTVGTITEIYDYLRLLYARIGVQHCHLCGKKISKMSAQDIIDQVLKLPDGAKIVILAPLIREKKGSFADIFESLRHKGYVRAMVDGVMVRLDEEIELSKTKKHTLKVVIDRLIIKDDNHDRVAQDVEKALKESYGEVEIEIQNHEEVGMAEKLIHYSEHSACFDCKVSFDPLEPLSFSFNSPKGACSECDGLGIRYALDYDKIIDSELSVEKGAIKIVYGFNKGYYFTFLKAFCIAEGISISAPFYTLEEHQKKAILHGSVDEVEFKWQDHPIKRVWPGIVRIAYDIFKDEKDLADYMSEKPCNICNSYRLKRESLAVRVAGKGIGDVITMPLKDSYAWFSDPQTFEGLSDQSAMIAVSILNEIRERLFFLYDVGLGYLSLSRDARSISGGEAQRIRIASQIGSGLTGVMYVLDEPSIGLHERDTLKLIRTLRSLQEKGNTVIVVEHDKETIENADYIVDIGPGAGKFGGNVVFAGTLEEMKKSDTLTAQYLSGRKKIEYFYRRAQKEWMSIKNVTLNNISDLSVDIPLNNFVCVTGVSGSGKSSLILQTLLPVTREILNHARKINRVAGVEVEGLEKLDKVIYLDQSPIGRTPRSNPATYTGVMDEIRILFTKTKEAQIRGYTASRFSFNVKGGRCEKCQGEGEIKIEMHFLPDIMVKCDACHGSRYNLQTLQVEYKGKTISDVLNMSVGEALEFFAPIPKIKAILQTLSDVGLDYITLGQNAVTLSGGEAQRIKLAKELSRRDTGNTLYILDEPTTGLHFDDVNRLTKVLHNFVELGNSVLVIEHNLDMIKNADYIIDMGPEGGSGGGLLVAQGDPESVARDWEKTGSFTGKYLALELSRV, from the coding sequence ATGATTAAAATTATTGGAGCACGGGAACATAATCTGAAAAACATCTCGTTGGAGATTCCGAAGAATAAGCTCATCGTTTGTACCGGAATCAGCGGCAGCGGTAAGTCGACTTTAGCGTTTGATACGCTTTATGCCGAGGGGCAGCGCCGATACATCGAATCACTCTCCTCATATGCCCGGCAATTTTTGGATCGAGTCGGAAAACCGGATGTGGATAAAATCGAAGGGCTTACCCCTGCGATTGCCATCGATCAAAAAACAACCTCAAAAAATCCCCGTTCTACAGTTGGGACAATCACTGAAATCTATGACTATTTGCGTCTTTTATATGCCCGTATAGGAGTTCAGCACTGCCACTTGTGCGGTAAAAAAATCTCTAAAATGTCGGCTCAGGATATTATCGATCAAGTTCTTAAACTCCCGGATGGGGCTAAAATCGTTATTTTGGCTCCGCTTATTCGAGAGAAAAAAGGATCGTTTGCCGATATCTTCGAATCGTTGCGTCACAAAGGATATGTGCGGGCGATGGTTGATGGTGTCATGGTTCGTCTGGATGAAGAAATCGAGCTGTCCAAAACCAAAAAACACACCCTGAAAGTCGTCATTGACCGTTTGATTATCAAAGATGATAACCATGATCGTGTGGCACAAGACGTTGAAAAAGCGCTTAAAGAGTCCTATGGTGAGGTAGAGATCGAAATCCAAAACCATGAAGAGGTTGGGATGGCTGAAAAGCTGATCCACTATAGCGAGCACAGTGCCTGTTTCGACTGTAAAGTAAGTTTTGATCCGTTAGAGCCTCTCTCGTTTTCATTTAACTCCCCTAAAGGGGCGTGCAGTGAATGTGACGGATTGGGGATTCGGTATGCACTTGATTATGACAAAATTATCGATTCGGAACTCTCTGTTGAAAAAGGGGCGATCAAAATCGTTTACGGATTTAACAAAGGATATTATTTTACTTTTTTAAAAGCATTCTGTATCGCAGAAGGGATCAGTATCTCCGCTCCGTTTTATACCCTCGAAGAACATCAGAAAAAAGCGATTCTCCACGGCAGTGTCGATGAAGTGGAGTTTAAATGGCAAGATCATCCGATCAAACGGGTATGGCCGGGGATCGTCCGGATCGCGTACGACATTTTCAAAGATGAAAAAGATTTGGCCGATTACATGTCTGAAAAGCCGTGTAATATCTGTAATTCTTATCGTCTCAAACGTGAATCGCTGGCCGTACGTGTCGCTGGAAAAGGGATCGGTGATGTGATCACAATGCCGCTCAAAGATTCGTATGCATGGTTTAGCGATCCTCAAACGTTTGAGGGGCTGAGTGATCAAAGCGCGATGATCGCTGTTTCTATTTTAAATGAAATCAGAGAGCGTCTATTCTTCCTGTATGATGTAGGTCTCGGCTATCTTTCCTTGAGTCGTGATGCCCGTAGTATCAGCGGGGGAGAAGCACAGCGTATCCGTATTGCCAGCCAGATCGGAAGCGGCTTGACGGGGGTAATGTATGTTTTGGATGAACCGAGTATCGGACTGCATGAACGCGATACCCTTAAACTGATCCGTACATTGCGATCACTGCAGGAAAAAGGGAATACCGTCATTGTCGTCGAACATGATAAAGAGACGATAGAGAATGCCGACTACATTGTCGATATCGGTCCGGGTGCCGGGAAATTTGGCGGCAACGTGGTCTTTGCCGGGACGTTGGAAGAGATGAAAAAATCGGATACTCTCACCGCGCAGTATCTTTCCGGACGGAAAAAGATCGAGTATTTTTATCGCAGAGCCCAAAAAGAGTGGATGAGCATTAAAAATGTAACATTAAACAATATCTCTGATTTAAGTGTTGACATTCCACTTAATAATTTTGTCTGTGTGACAGGGGTGAGCGGCAGCGGCAAAAGCTCATTGATCCTCCAAACCTTGCTCCCTGTTACCCGTGAGATACTGAATCATGCTCGTAAAATTAACCGTGTGGCGGGGGTCGAAGTAGAAGGGTTGGAAAAACTCGATAAAGTTATTTACCTCGATCAAAGCCCCATCGGGCGAACACCTCGTTCCAATCCGGCTACCTATACGGGGGTTATGGATGAAATCCGTATTCTGTTTACGAAAACAAAAGAGGCACAGATTCGAGGGTATACCGCATCACGATTCAGTTTCAACGTCAAAGGCGGCAGATGCGAAAAATGTCAGGGGGAAGGGGAAATCAAGATCGAGATGCACTTCCTCCCGGATATCATGGTGAAATGTGATGCCTGTCACGGAAGCCGTTACAATTTGCAGACCCTGCAGGTCGAATACAAAGGCAAAACGATTTCAGATGTCCTTAATATGTCTGTCGGTGAAGCGTTGGAGTTTTTTGCCCCGATTCCGAAGATCAAAGCGATTTTGCAAACGCTCAGTGACGTAGGTCTCGATTATATCACTTTGGGACAAAATGCGGTGACCCTCTCCGGCGGGGAAGCGCAACGGATTAAATTGGCGAAAGAGCTAAGCCGTAGGGATACCGGAAATACACTGTATATTCTCGATGAACCGACGACCGGATTGCATTTTGACGACGTCAACCGTCTGACCAAAGTACTTCATAATTTTGTTGAGCTTGGAAATTCAGTTCTCGTGATCGAGCATAACCTCGATATGATCAAAAATGCCGATTACATTATCGATATGGGTCCTGAAGGGGGAAGCGGCGGAGGATTGCTTGTTGCACAAGGTGATCCCGAAAGTGTAGCCAGAGATTGGGAAAAAACAGGAAGTTTTACCGGAAAATATTTGGCTCTTGAATTAAGTAGGGTATAA
- the dksA gene encoding RNA polymerase-binding protein DksA yields the protein MRDHELQYFEEILLTRKAQIIKNITGVESEMKQLREMELNDEGDYASASNDNLVENAIGSQQMHELTEIESALFKIKSKVYGICEMCEDDIGFQRLKVKPHAKYCIVCRPIVEKNKH from the coding sequence GAGGAGATATTGCTGACGCGAAAAGCTCAAATTATCAAAAATATCACCGGTGTTGAAAGCGAAATGAAACAGTTGCGTGAGATGGAACTGAATGATGAAGGCGACTATGCATCTGCGAGTAATGACAACTTGGTAGAAAATGCTATCGGGTCACAACAAATGCATGAGCTGACGGAGATTGAATCTGCACTCTTTAAAATCAAGTCAAAAGTATACGGAATTTGTGAAATGTGTGAAGACGATATCGGTTTTCAACGTTTAAAAGTGAAACCGCATGCAAAGTATTGTATTGTATGCCGTCCGATCGTTGAAAAAAACAAACACTAA
- the dusB gene encoding tRNA dihydrouridine synthase DusB: MTPKLSFDTPVYALAPLAGYTDLPFRNVVKKFGADLTVSEMISSNALAHGSTKTIKMMERSPNEDPYSVQIAGSEEEIVRRAVEVLNTQEDIDIIDLNCGCPVPKIVCHGSGSSLLSDLPRMARIIETIKKTSNKSTLSVKIRLGFESKNHIEIAKLVESCGADFLAVHGRTRAGKFKAPVDYDAIAEIKAAVGIPVIANGDIDSFEKAQWVLEHTKADGVMIGRGAVGAPWIFHQLKTGSASVDPLIKHAIIMEHLDSMVSFYGQRGVVTFRKHVHTYSKGYEGASALRDLVNRIDDPVHFRAVVDEFFLTHRQIGEGFKASDMKCE; this comes from the coding sequence ATGACTCCCAAACTCTCTTTTGATACACCCGTATATGCTCTTGCACCTTTAGCAGGATACACAGACTTACCGTTTCGCAATGTCGTAAAAAAATTCGGTGCGGATTTGACAGTTAGTGAAATGATCAGTTCCAATGCACTCGCCCACGGTTCTACCAAGACGATTAAGATGATGGAACGAAGTCCGAACGAAGATCCGTACTCTGTTCAGATCGCAGGCTCTGAAGAGGAGATCGTACGACGTGCGGTAGAGGTGCTTAACACCCAAGAAGATATTGATATTATCGATCTTAACTGCGGCTGTCCGGTTCCAAAAATTGTGTGTCACGGATCGGGGAGTTCATTATTGAGTGATTTGCCCCGAATGGCCCGAATCATCGAAACGATTAAAAAAACTTCCAATAAATCGACGCTGAGTGTCAAAATCCGCTTGGGATTTGAATCCAAAAATCATATTGAGATTGCAAAGCTCGTCGAATCGTGCGGTGCTGATTTTCTGGCGGTACACGGACGAACCCGCGCGGGAAAATTTAAAGCTCCCGTTGATTACGATGCGATTGCCGAGATCAAAGCTGCTGTAGGCATCCCTGTTATCGCAAACGGTGATATCGACTCTTTTGAGAAGGCGCAATGGGTGCTGGAGCATACCAAAGCTGACGGTGTGATGATCGGACGCGGAGCCGTAGGTGCACCGTGGATTTTTCATCAGCTCAAAACAGGAAGCGCTTCCGTCGATCCACTTATCAAGCATGCGATCATTATGGAACATTTGGACAGTATGGTGAGCTTTTACGGGCAACGCGGCGTTGTGACTTTCCGAAAACATGTCCATACCTATTCAAAAGGATACGAAGGGGCATCCGCACTCCGTGATCTTGTAAACCGTATTGATGATCCGGTCCACTTCCGTGCGGTCGTTGATGAGTTCTTTCTCACTCATCGGCAAATCGGTGAAGGGTTCAAAGCATCCGATATGAAGTGTGAATGA
- the fliN gene encoding flagellar motor switch protein FliN, which translates to MNETIAKSETFIGKEHPFDPEKELSWMDYEGLLDMEVEFVADLGQTTLTLGDILKLEKGSVIDLGKPAGESVESYVNRRIIGKGEVMVYEKNLAIRINEVLDSSAVLYYLSKERL; encoded by the coding sequence ATGAACGAAACAATAGCAAAATCGGAAACATTTATCGGAAAAGAGCATCCTTTCGATCCTGAGAAAGAACTTTCATGGATGGACTATGAAGGGTTGCTTGATATGGAAGTCGAATTTGTTGCCGATTTGGGGCAAACGACTCTTACTCTGGGCGATATTCTAAAACTTGAAAAAGGTTCTGTTATTGATTTGGGAAAACCTGCAGGGGAAAGTGTCGAGTCCTACGTCAACCGCCGGATTATCGGAAAAGGCGAAGTAATGGTTTATGAAAAAAACTTGGCTATCCGTATCAATGAGGTACTCGATTCGAGTGCCGTCCTTTATTACCTTTCAAAAGAGAGACTATGA